The genomic DNA CGAGGGCATCGAGCGGTTCAGCAAGCGCCTGAAAAAACCCTACGACGTGGAGTTTAAACTCGTGCCGCACACCACCGCCGGGGAGCAGCGCTCCCGAGAAGAAGAGTCCGCGGCGATTGAAAAGCACCTGCGTCCGGCCGATCACGTGATGTTGTTGGACGAGCGCGGCAAACAGTTCACCTCTCCCCAACTTGCCGGGCATCTGCAGCAATTATTCGACACTTCGCGTCACCCGGTGCTGATCATCGGGGGCGCGTACGGCGTCAATGACCGGCTGCGAGCGCGAGCCGACACCGTGTGGTCGTTATCGAAGCTGGTATTTCCGCATCAGTTGGTCCGGTTGATGGTCACCGAGCAGATTTATCGCGCGCAGGAGATTTCTGCGGGCCGACCGTATCATCACCAGTAGTCTTAGCTCATGACCAACGCTGTGCTGGATACGTTCTCTGCGGCCACGAAATCGTGGTTCGAAACGTCGTTTGATGCGCCGACCAAAGCTCAGATTGGCGCATGGGAAACCATCGCCTCGGGCCAACACGCCCTGGTCATCGCGCCGACGGGTTCGGGCAAGACGCTGGCCGCGTTTTTATCGGCCATCGATAAGCTCATCACCCAACCGGCGGATCCGAAGCGACGCACCAAAGTGCTCTACATTTCGCCGCTGAAAGCACTCGGGGTCGACGTTGAACGCAACCTGACGGCCCCGCT from Enteractinococcus fodinae includes the following:
- a CDS encoding 23S rRNA (pseudouridine(1915)-N(3))-methyltransferase RlmH, which produces MTLRIVTVGKRHEPWVAEGIERFSKRLKKPYDVEFKLVPHTTAGEQRSREEESAAIEKHLRPADHVMLLDERGKQFTSPQLAGHLQQLFDTSRHPVLIIGGAYGVNDRLRARADTVWSLSKLVFPHQLVRLMVTEQIYRAQEISAGRPYHHQ